One Phaseolus vulgaris cultivar G19833 chromosome 11, P. vulgaris v2.0, whole genome shotgun sequence genomic window carries:
- the LOC137835143 gene encoding uncharacterized protein translates to MASSPVKKDDPEPKISEVKVFKDPSGDPSSAYYLHLGENPGAVLVHPQLSEQNYHSWSRNMRRALLSKNKLKFVDGSIDMPEHHDPLFEAWERCNVMVLSWINRTLSTQIFESVVYIDIEKNLWDDLKERFSRGNHFRISDLLQEIHSIKQGERNVTQFYTDLKILWEELEYLRPIPRCTCGGTCQCDLSRISHNYRDLEYVICFLKGLNEVYSTVKTQVLMMEPLPNISRVFALLIQQERQLNGNGNLDNRAMINLAEKQQNWNGTNKQNNWKLQDQENWKPQGRNNNWKGGRGRGRSYTQGKQCSYCHRLNHTVDECYAKHGYPPWYKQRNENSEREKGNDQSCNIVQRSDDSQIHRNNSDQDDWSS, encoded by the coding sequence ATGGCTTCCTCGCCTGTAAAAAAGGATGATCCCGAGCCCAAGATTTCTGAAGTTAAGGTTTTCAAGGATCCCTCTGGAGATCCTTCTAGTGCTTATTACCTTCATCTCGGTGAGAACCCTGGAGCTGTTCTAGTTCATCCTCAACTCAGTGAGCAAAATTACCATTCTTGGAGTAGAAATATGAGAAGAGCACTTTTGTCGAAGAACAAATTGAAATTTGTCGATGGCAGTATTGACATGCCAGAACACCATGATCCTCTGTTTGAAGCATGGGAGAGGTGTAATGTGATGGTCTTGTCTTGGATCAATCGCACCCTGTCTACACAAATTTTCGAAAGCGTGGTCTACATCGACATTGAAAAGAATCTCTGGGATGATTTGAAGGAACGTTTTTCAAGGGGCAACCATTTTCGGATCTCCGATTTACTCCAAGAGATTCACTCCATCAAACAAGGTGAGAGAAATGTTACCCAATTTTATACTGATCTGAAAATTCTTTGGGAAGAATTAGAATATTTGAGACCTATACCAAGATGCACATGTGGTGGCACCTGTCAATGTGATCTATCAAGAATCTCTCACAATTACAGAGACTTAGAGTACGTTATATGTTTTCTGAAAGGGCTTAATGAGGTTTACAGTACTGTGAAAACCCAAGTCTTGATGATGGAACCCCTTCCCAACATTAGTCGTGTGTTTGCCTTGTTGATTCAGCAGGAACGTCAGCTTAATGGAAATGGAAATTTGGATAATAGAGCTATGATTAATCTGGCTGAGAAACAACAAAATTGGAATGGCACTAACAAACAGAATAACTGGAAATTGCAAGATCAAGAAAATTGGAAACCGCAAGGGAGAAATAACAACTGGAAAGGAGGAAGAGGTAGAGGTAGAAGCTATACTCAAGGGAAACAATGCTCATATTGTCACAGACTGAATCACACAGTTGATGAATGCTATGCCAAGCACGGGTACCCTCCATGGTACAAGCAAAGAAATGAGAACTCTGAAAGGGAGAAAGGCAATGACCAATCTTGCAATATTGTTCAAAGAAGTGATGATAGTCAAATTCATAGGAACAATAGTGATCAAGACGATTGGTCAAGCTGA